One window of the Cryptomeria japonica chromosome 7, Sugi_1.0, whole genome shotgun sequence genome contains the following:
- the LOC131056491 gene encoding disease resistance protein Roq1-like, translating to MLQSNAKIIPVFYQVRPSDLRHIETGVYAEAFIKYEKKSRNLEKLKEWKEALQSLSFIAGEEITSFSDCKSIVAAVQKEVHRNKCLHVATYPVGLDSLVKDFEKRCLDELVQDFENQCRLKKGKDKVKIVGIFGIGGVGKTTLAKELYNRKRFNYSRAGFLFDVREASVRSQLPSLQRKLVEDLFDDHPQSFTSTEEGTSYLKNKLERSPLLGFLIVVDDIDHVEQLHALLIMDILDKFDNTLVIVTTRDARVLINAGITVGYHLKGMNRNDGSQLFCWHAFGQPFPLSGYEGFVHAFVDVCGGLPLSLQVLGRHVRGGTASYWRLELDKAKKTLSREVKDRLRISFDALDGEQKEVFMDIACFFLDKPKIIAEQVWKGLGWNAQHALQRLMDKLLVEEIHIFNDDENYRYNEDQTKMEIVFRMHDHLRDLGREMALELSPPHRLWRPQDLKFLESMGFKKILAKTNVRCLHSIFDESMDSQITFFLGQLDICGETSASLPWLQLKGNSTELPNIPSWICLQNLQCLKIKCGRLETLWKNSMQVPTHLKELVISRTSLKEFPDFLGIPGSLENEGKFTSVKAPMSSLEKLEISFENLVSKILISGIHYPSLESIKFHGMERLKEMNLTGVQTLKCLDLTNCRKLKRLTGISDLSNLVWLNISGCPDLEFEYLCLRAMECLQRITFDRNVKMKYFELDGCRSLETTEFGFEKLVQLKIIIDGIGKIGCFHLDECQNLRSVSLNFDLTGLHIAKCPELEELPSLSRQRCLEWIRIDSCKKLRKITLSTTLNNISVTNCRDLQKVVGTGDLIKLTRLIIRECPRLEELPSLPRLSCLKEIEIDSCAKLKNISGVEELHVSKVMRLNYCSNTVIQNCIHKLKIFYEWKEITMDEMRVYCLSLQSALSFFTVLIGRAVDGAESTLNESLFSDATIDVDAVTRITTRETEWSKLSAIIGCFVQGKRIVTLGTSYKLVSNFVKFEDMLSMYGITNNGFWVEVKKDEEWKIALLLRLIVERLYDS from the exons ATGTTACAGAGTAACGCCAAGATAATTCCTGTGTTTTATCAGGTGAGGCCTTCTGATCTCCGCCACATAGAAACGGGCGTATACGCTGAAGCATTCATTAAATATGAGAAGAAGAGCAGGAACCTGGAGAAGCTTAAAGAGTGGAAGGAGGCTCTTCAATCTCTTTCATTTATAGCTGGGGAGGAAATTACAAG TTTCAGTGACTGTAAAAGCATAGTAGCAGCAGTGCAAAAAGAAGTACACCGGAACAAATGTTtgcatgttgccacatatccagtTGGGCTTGACAGTCTTGTGAAAGATTTTGAAAAGCGATGCCTTGATGAGCTTGTACAAGATTTTGAAAATCAGTGTAGGCTGAAGAAAGGGAAGGATAAGgttaaaattgttggcatttttggtaTTGGTGGAGTGGGGAAGACAACTCTTGCCAAAGAGTTGTATAACCGAAAGAGGTTTAATTATTCTAGAGCAGGTTTTTTGTTTGATGTGCGAGAAGCATCTGTGAGAAGCCAGTTGCCTTCCTTACAACGTAAGCTTGTCGAGGATCTCTTCGATGATCATCCTCAAAGTTTTACAAGTACAGAGGAAGGAACAAGCTAtctgaaaaataaattagaaagaAGCCCACTTTTAGGTTTTCTAATTGTTGTGGATGACATAGATCATGTGGAGCAATTACATGCTCTACTGATCATGGATATCTTAGATAAATTTGACAATACTCTGGTTATTGTTACAACCCGGGATGCCCGGGTGCTTATAAATGCAGGGATTACTGTGGGTTATCATTTAAAAGGAATGAATAGAAATGATGGTAGCCAACTCTTCTGTTGGCATGCCTTTGGCCAACCCTTTCCACTGAGCGGGTACGAGGGGTTTGTTCACGCCTTTGTTGATGTGTGTGGAGGGTTACCTCTGTCTCTTCAGGTTCTGGGTCGGCACGTTCGTGGTGGAACTGCCAGTTATTGGAGACTAGAATTGGATAAAGCTAAGAAGACATTGAGTCGAGAAGTAAAGGATAGATTGAGAATAAGTTTTGACGCACTGGATGGTGAACAAAAAGAGGTTTTTATGGATATTGCTTGTTTCTTTTTGGACAAACCAAAGATTATAGCCGAACAAGTATGGAAGGGATTAGGATGGAACGCTCAACATGCATTGCAAAGACTCATGGATAAGTTACTTGTAGAAGAAATTCATATATTTAATGACGATGAAAATTATAGATATAATGAAGATCAAACCAAAATGGAAATTGTATTCAGAATGCACGACCACCTAAGGGATTTGGGAAGAGAGATGGCACTTGAGCTCAGCCCTCCTCATCGCCTGTGGCGTCCTCAAGATCTGAAGTTTTTG GAATCGATGGGTTTCAAGAAAATCCTCGCCAAAACTAATGTCAGGTGTTTACATTCCATTTTCGACGAGTCCATGGATTCTCAAATTACATTCTTTTTAGGCCAGTTAGATATTTGTGGTGAGACATCAGCTTCCTTACCATGGCTTCAGCTTAAGGGCAATTCCACAGAACTGCCAAACATTCCTTCATGGATTTGTCTGCAAAATTTGCAGTGCTTGAAAATCAAATGCGGACGACTTGAAACCTTGTGGAAGAACAGCATGCAG GTGCCCACCCACTTGAAAGAGCTGGTGATTTCTCGAACCTCTTTGAAAGAGTTTCCAGATTTCTTAGGAATACCGGGTAGCTTAGAAAATGAGGGAAAGTTTACTAGTGTGAAGGCCCCTATGAGTAGCCTTGAAAAGCTAGAGATTAGCTTTGAAAATTTAGTATCCAAGATCTTAATTAGTGGAATACACTATCCCAGCCTCGAGTCAATCAAATTTCATGGCATGGAAAGACTTAAGGAAATGAATTTAACAGGGGTACAGACATTAAAGTGCCTTGATCTTACAAATTGTAGAAAACTCAAGAGATTGACAGGAATATCTGATCTTAGTAACCTTGTGTGGTTAAACATTAGTGGATGTCCAGACCTTGAGTTTGAATACTTGTGTCTCAGGGCAATGGAGTGCCTGCAGAGGATAACATTTGATAGAAACgtgaagatgaaatattttgaGTTGGATGGGTGTCGAAGTTTAGAAACAACAGAGTTTGGTTTTGAAAAGCTTGTACAATTAAAAATTATAATCGATGGAATTGGGAAGATCGGATGTTTTCATTTGGATGAATGTCAAAATTTGAGAAGTGTGTCACTTAACTTTGATCTTACAGGCTTGCACATTGCTAAGTGTCCTGAGCTTGAGGAGTTGCCAAGTCTTTCCAGACAGAGGTGCTTGGAGTGGATAAGAATTGACTCTTGTAAGAAGCTACGAAAGATTACCCTGTCAACAACACTCAACAATATATCTGTGACAAATTGCAGAGATTTGCAAAAAGTAGTAGGAACCGGAGATCTTATAAAGCTTACAAGGCTTATTATTAGAGAGTGTCCTAGGCTTGAGGAGTTGCCAAGTCTTCCAAGACTAAGCTGTTTGAAGGAGATTGAGATCGACTCATGTGCGAAGCTGAAGAACATATCAGGTGTTGAAGAACTGCATGTATCAAAAGTGATGAGACTCAATTATTGCAGCAATACAGTAATAcagaattgcattcataagttgAAG ATATTCTATGAATGGAAAGAAATTACCATGGATGAAATGAGAGTGTATTGTCTTTCATTGCAGAGTGCTCTGTCATTTTTTACTGTTTTGATTGGAAGAGCAGTAGATGGAGCTGAGTCAACTTTAAACGAATCTCTATTTTCTGACGCTACTATTGACGTTGATGCAGTCACTCGAATTACTACTCGCGAAACTGAGTGGTCAAAATTGAGTGCAATTATTGGGTGCTTTGTTCAGGGAAAACGGATAGTCACATTGGGAACATCCTATAAGCTTGTCAGCAATTTTGTGAAATTTGAAGACATGTTATCGATGTATGGAATAACCAACAATGGGTTTTGGGTAGAAGTGAAGAAAGATGAAGAGTGGAAAATTGCGCTTCTCTTACGTTTAATAGTTGAAAGGTTATATGATTCATGA